ACCGGGAATTGACTAAGAGACCGGAAAATGAATTTAGATCTCAGACGACGTCGTTTTATCTTAACAGTGACACATGTATGTCTCCAAACCATGTTAAGTATTTGATGGATAAGTAGATAACACTAACCTTATATCAATGGAAATAAGTTTAATTAAATTGTGGGGTTTTGATTGACCGAAAACTTTGTTGAATTTAAACAACCGgcatgtatattttatttgcttaaaaGAATTCACAACTATCACTCATTTCATAATTGGACCTAATTTGTACAAACGTTAAGTTATCTATATATCAGATATGAATAAGCAAATGGTGATATGATGGACGTAAATTTGTGAGCGGTCGTTGATTTTTCGTAATGAGAATGCAAATTTCATATCCAcattattgtatatatgtagatatatatcgttgttacaaaatttatatgtttaattaattaagtttgcaaattaaatatgttactTTATGCTAAACCATCCCTTGATTATAAATGTCGtagttaaataatatttataccTTATACAATTGTATAATGTCGTGTTAAAGCAATCTCTATCATGTCGtgatttatatttgtataattgtatatcAAACGCAAACTCAGTATCCAAGCTTGAATCTTTTGGCGCCTATCTTTTGAACATTTGGATAGATTAACCATAGCTTGGAGTATCTGAGCGTTATCTAAAACAAACTCAACATCCAAACTTGAGTCTTCTAACGTCTATCTTTTGAACATTTGGATATATTAACCATCGTTTGAAGTATCTGAGCATTTGAAGAATTTGAATTGAGGTTTTTCACATATGGGTTTATGTGATCAATATGATACACTAATCATACGCGTcttatgtattattatatatggacaataatttttttaacttaagacaaatatatttttatgtgttaatattattatgaaaaactataataaatttttatccgattttaaaaaaataacaaataaaatgacATCATAGTGATATGTATATTGGTTGATAATTCATCATATGAAGTCCAGTCTATACTATTTATGTTTGCTTACAACGACTTTAATCACATATATTCATTATCAACAattaaatcttaataaataattttggttgTTTCCAAATGTTTCAGAAAATTAGATTGAGATTTTATATGGAATTAATTCTCTAGTTATTATTagattaaactttaaaatacaGTTGTACTTTTAGTGTTAGTGTTcctcttatatataaaacttatacaACATGCATTATGCATTTGGTGAACAAGCAATCGTATTGGAGAACTTTTaaccaaacataacaaaacaaacaaacaaaaataaaataaaaaatcatatggGGAAATACTAAGATAATTCTATGAAAGCCTAATTGGGGAAATAATCGCAAAGGCTTCCAAAATACAGACAAGTGTGtcagtgtgtgtgtgagtgaatGTGGTGACGTCAACAGATTCGGCATCGACGGCCTCAAAATGATGAGAAGAGACACATAGGACCTACGTCAATCACCTTTGATTCCATCGTTGGCAATATGGGGTCAGAAGATTAAACATTTAATCAAACTTATAATCATCATAACtctcttaaaatatttaatattttggtcgTAGCACTAACATAATGTATATTCTCCCACCATTACTCCTCCATTCACTCTGTCTTAAACTCCTCTCGAGTGCTTTATGGTAACAAGGATCCATCTCTATGTTTTCAACGCATACATATCACACATAGATCCATTTTGTTGCCGTATCCCTTAAGTAAATTTTGCTCTTATATGGGTTACACATGATAAACTGGTCATGTACGTAACCCAGCGAAAGACCTCAGTCACAGTATCTAAAATAATTGCATATCAACGTAcggtaaatcttttttttaacaagaaaacaacacattTGTTATTCGGTCAATATCTCACCGACTGATCGCACCATATTGGTTTCGCGTGTACCCAAGAAATACGACTTTTTAACATAATAGTATAATTGGAGAAAGCTGTTTTGTTCATGCCATCTCCATGCATGATGTTGTTTTATTTAGAAGATACTAATTAACAGACATAATTTACAAGATTTTGTTAGCTAGCTAGCGCCTTCCATCTAGTACATATGAATTTTGTTATCctaaataatttttatgataaTATGTTATCCTAAAGCAAtgcgttttctttttttacgaAACACATCGTAATAATGAAAAACAGGATTGGCAATAAAATACGTAGTTCTCATTTCTCTTTAGCAAAACTCAgttctcttattatattttgtgaCAATATGGGACTATGGGAGCTAATTAGATATCTTAGTGTCAATCTGTTTTTTACGAAACACATCGCTTAaggttttatttataaacaatttCAATCGGGTTATTTTTTAGTATCCTCTATACGAACCAGCTTGCATATGgtcttactaaaaaaattagatcGAACCCGGTTTAACTCACTTTTTGTTAAGATCGGCTTTTGCGGAGCGCACCTTGTATCGTAGGGACGTATTAGAATATGTTTTGTATCTACTATCTAGCTTTATCTACTAGAATCTCttaccattttcttttatatatcttgTATGTATAAACACTTgcaaaatcctatatatataaagaatacgCTTAACGGTTTACAACTACGAACTCCACATGTTTATCAAGTATATATAGCTGCTTTCATAAtgttcaaaattaaaacatgtaaatcgaTATCATGGCGTAtacttatataaattataaaatatgggCGCCCTATGGTTTGACATGGTTTATTGAAGATCATTGTTCCGAAGACTTGTCTCTAAATGTTCTCCAAACTGAAGACATATGAATGagggttctatgattttaacgTTGAAACCCGAAAACACAATgagtttcttttataatttaataatgtaTCAGTCTCAACTCTCAAAAGTATTTTATTATAATCGAAGTGGGTCGATTTGAAGcttcattaaaacaaaaatattagttgATTTAACCAATGAGATTAAATGATTAATGCACAAAATAAATCGACATGGTAGTGGgcattttaaacaagttttaattataagttgtcaaaaaaaggaactcttaattagtttttaaattgatTACAACATAATTATCCACAAGACGCATACATACAACATAAAATGTCCAAATCTATCATTAGGATCAACTTGTGAAGTGTCGGTGATCACTTCTCGGTTCTCGTTGTCTGCTTCATTCTTTTATCTTGATGTACACGTATTTCTTGTAACCAACAATTCAATATTATGACTGAATattaacaataattttgttagtttcatgaGCAACAACTAAAAGTATTTTGATTAATGATCGGTACATGTGTCGTGTGACGCAATAATTTTCACTTCCAAGTTCTAATCACACtaagttaaaatttatattaaataaacataaagcAATGGCTTAGTATTATGTCTGCCATTTTCGATTTTTTCTCGATGTCCAAATTTGCTCATGTCTTCCACAAAAATCACTCAACTTTTTTACCCCACCATAGTATCTAAACATGCACACATCCACGTATCCATtcaatttactaaaaaaaaaaaaaagggtatgaaatctatatataacatatgctTTGCGTGTATGAACGAAAACTATATACTATAAtttacatattacaaaaaaaaaaaaaaaatgttgaccaAAATGTCTCTCCCTATCCCGCCGAAATTTCTTCCACCGTTAAATCCTCCATCGATTCATCATCACCAAGCTCCACCACCACTTGCCCCGCCACGCGCAGCCATATCAATATCTATACCAGAAACCGGTTTAGGACGTACCGGAACAATCATCGACGAGTCCACGTCGTCAGCTTTCCGTGACTACCAATCTTTATTCGTGTCACAGCGTTCCGAGACAGTCCAACCGGTCGTAATTAAAACAATCGAAGGTTCAATACCGGTTGATTTCCCTTCCGGTACATATTACTTAGCCGGTCCAGGACTATTCACTGACGATTATGGCTCAACGGTTCATCCTTTAGACGGTCACGGTTATCTCCGTGCGTTTCACATCGACGGAAACAAACGGAAAGCAACTTTCACGGCGAAGTACGTTCAAAcggaagctaaagaagaagagcacGATCCCGTGACTGACACGTGGCGGTTCACTCACAGGGGTCCTTTCTCGGTGTTGAAAGGTGGGAAGAGATTTGGAAACACGAAAGTGATGAAGAACGTGGCTAATACTAGCGTTTTGAAATGGGCTGGGCGGTTACTTTGTTTATGGGAAGGTGGTGAGCCGTACGAGATTGAATCTGGATCGTTGGATACCGTCGGAAGATTTGACGTAGAGGTCATCAAcggttgtgatgatgatgatgattcttccGACAGAGATTTTGCTGGTCATGATATATGGGACACAGCCGCAGATTTGTTGAAACCCATACTTCAAGGTAATGTTTTTGTGTTAGCTAATAAAGTAAagtttagttaaattaaaagCATGTAGTCCATTATTCAGACAGCGGAGtaatattaattaatgtaaCGTAAACTATatggttaaaattttatttatatattatctaGGTGTATTTAAGATGCCACCGAAACGGTTCTTATCACATTACAAAGTCGACGGTCGAAGAGATAGACTTTTAACCGTCACTTGCAACGCTGAAGATATGCTTTTACCTCGAAGCAACTTCACATTTTGTGGTAACTaatcttttgattcttcttagaaacattatttaaaataaatttctactattattataatgcaaaattactattttacaGAGTATGATTCGGAATTCAAGTTGTTACAAACGAGAGAATTCAAGATCGATGATCACATGATGATTCATGATTGGGCCTTCACGGATACTCACTACATACTCTTTGCCAACCGCGTGAAGCTTGATCCAATTGGTATAATAGAAGCTAACTAACTACTTCTGTTACAAATTAAATCATTTACAAGAAGAGTAATACTACGGTTGAAAAAAACTGATTATGTGGATGAATATATTGTCAGGTTCCATGGCGGCGATGTGTGGAGTATCACCGATGGTATCA
The Camelina sativa cultivar DH55 chromosome 6, Cs, whole genome shotgun sequence genome window above contains:
- the LOC104793453 gene encoding LOW QUALITY PROTEIN: carotenoid cleavage dioxygenase 7, chloroplastic-like (The sequence of the model RefSeq protein was modified relative to this genomic sequence to represent the inferred CDS: deleted 1 base in 1 codon), which translates into the protein MLTKMSLPIPPKFLPPLNPPSIHHHQAPPPLAPPRAAISISIPETGLGRTGTIIDESTSSAFRDYQSLFVSQRSETVQPVVIKTIEGSIPVDFPSGTYYLAGPGLFTDDYGSTVHPLDGHGYLRAFHIDGNKRKATFTAKYVQTEAKEEEHDPVTDTWRFTHRGPFSVLKGGKRFGNTKVMKNVANTSVLKWAGRLLCLWEGGEPYEIESGSLDTVGRFDVEVINGCDDDDDSSDRDFAGHDIWDTAADLLKPILQGVFKMPPKRFLSHYKVDGRRDRLLTVTCNAEDMLLPRSNFTFCEYDSEFKLLQTREFKIDDHMMIHDWAFTDTHYILFANRVKLDPIGSMAAMCGVSPMVSALSLNPSNESSPIYILPRFSDKTMGDHRDWRVPVEVSSQLWLIHSGNAYETREDNGDLKIQIQASACSYRWFDFQKMFGYDWQSNKLDPSVMNLNRDDDKLLPHLVKVSMTLDPVGNCKSCDVEPLNGWNKPSDFPVINSSWSGKKNKYMYSAASSGTRGELPHFPFDMVVKFDLDSNLVRTWSTGARRFVGEPMFVPRNSNEEGVEEDDGYIVVVEYAVSVERCYLVILDAKKMGESDAVVSRLEVPRNLTFPMGFHGLWTSD